A region of the Leptospiraceae bacterium genome:
CCCAGAGACCGTCGATGCGACCTTCGGCTAACCAGCATAAGTCGAGAACGATAGAACCTGTTCGACGAATACTACGACCTGATGTAAGGAATGCAGAAAGATCTGCGAGAATTTCGTGTAGGATAACTTTACGATTTACAGGGAATGAGGAAATTAACAAAGCACGATCTAGTAATTGAATCTCAGAAACTTTGATGCGAGACAAATTCTTAGTAACCCCTTGTCCGAGGATTGCTTTGTATACATCATTTAACTCTGGAACGATTACAACGCCAGCAACATTTGAATCGCGGTGTTGGATTCCTATTGATATTGCATAGAGTGGAAGCTTACGCAGAAAGTTCATTGAGCCATCGATTGGATCAAGAACCCAGGTAAAATTATTTTTCCCATGCTGGCGATGCTCTTCTTCGGAAGAAACGGAGTCATCTGGAAAAACTTTCGTTATTACTTTCATGAGCGCATCATGGACATTACGCTCAACTTGACCGAGTAAATGCTTTTCCTCTGCGTCTGTTAATGTTGATGAAATGGCTAAATCCTGTTGGATTCGTTTAACAGAGTCGATGATAAATCCAATCTTTTCTTCAATAAAGCTAACTCTAGCTTGGATTTCTTCTAACGGAAAGTTTAATTCGGGAGCGGTGGCATTACTCATAATAATTACACTATGAGTTCATCTTCACCAGAACGAGCAACCACAATTTCGCCCGCTTCCTCAAGTTTACGTATGATATTTACAATTTTTTGCTGAGCGTCTTCCACATCTTTCAATCGGACAGGACCCATAAAGTCCATGTCCTCTCGAAGTAAGTTAGCCGCACGTTTGGACATGTTCTTGAAAATCTTTTCTTGCACTTCGGAGTCGACCGACTTGAGAGCTTTTGCAAGCTCTGTGTTGTCCACCTCGCGCATAACCTTTTGAATCGCACGGTCGTCGAGTAATACGATATCTTCGAAAACGAACATACGCTTCTTGATTTCTTCTGCCAACTCTGGATCTTCTTCTTCGAGAGCTTCGATAATAGTCTTTTCTGTTCCACGATCCACGTTGTTGAGAATTTCCACAACAGAATCGATACCACCTGCTGTCGTATAGTCTTCGGATGCGAGAGTAGAGAGTTTACGCTCTAATACCCGCTCAACTTCACGCAGAACGTCAGGACTAACTCGGTCCATGGTAGCAATCCGCTTTGCAACTTCCGCTTGAATTGTATGAGGAAGAGCAGATAAAATACTCGCTGCTTTGTTTGGATCGAGATAAGAGAGGATTAACGCGATGGTTTGCGGATGCTCCCCCTGTATAAAGTTTAATAATTGCGCAGGGTCAGTTCTTCGCACAAAGTCGAATGGTCGGACTTGGAGAGAAGAAGTCAGACGGTTGATAATATCAATCGCTTTTTGATTACCGAGAGCTTTTTCCAAGAGAGAACGGGCAAAGTCAATACCACCATTGGTGATAAACCCTTGCGCCATCATGAGTTCATTGAACTCTACTAAAACTTTCTCTTTGTCTTCGGGTGTAATCTTATCTAAACGAGCAATCTCAAATGTAATTTGTTCAATTTCATCTTCTCGTAAATGTTTGAAGATTTCCGTGGATACTTCACTTCCTACAGCTATTAAGAAAATAGCAGCCTTCTGGCGACCGGTCAGGTTTGTCTTTTTACTTAGCATTTGAGATTCCTAGTTAAGTATCGGTCACTGCAAAATAAATCAATAAGGAAAAAAGTAGGATTCTTAACTTAATGACAGGTTTAATGCTCTTAGTTCAATAAGCCTTTGCTTTATTTTTAAGGTTATAGCCTTAAAAATAGATTGACTTTTAAGGTTATAACCTTAAAAATAGATTGACTTTTAAGGTTATAACCGTATGAAATCTAAACGAAGAACGCTTATCCTTACACAAATAAATAAAAGATTCTCTAAGTGGGAAAATCTAAAAACTTTGGAAATTCCATCCGAAGGTTGGATTCATTCCATCCGCGTCGCCATTGGAATGAATCTTAGGCAACTGGGTAAGAGACTTGGAATCACGCCCCAAAGCGCAAAGGAACTTGAAAAACGAGAAAAGTCTGGATCGCTGACTCTGAGAGGCTTACAAGAAGTTGCCAATGCATTGAATTTAAAGTTAGTTTATATTCTTTTACCCAATCAAAAAACTTTAAAGGAAATTATCGAAGAGCGATCCCTTGTATTAGCACAAGAAATAGTCCTGAGAACCTCTCAATCAATGAAATTAGAAAATCAAAAAGTCTCTAAAGAAAGAATACAAGTGGCTATAAAAGAAAAAGCTGAGGAAATTCAAAAGGAAATGCCTTCCTATTTATGGGATTAAACCTAGAATACACCGAAGGGCAAACACCGATTGACCCCGAAGAGCGAAATGGATTATTAATTAAAACAATTACTACCCGTAGAGAACTAGACGAACACGAACAACTGAACATTGAGGATGCTTTAGAATGGACTCTCAAGAAAAATTTCAAAGGAGAAGAAATTCTAACTGAAAAATTCATTCGCGACTTACATAAGAAAATGTTTGATAAAGTCTGGCGATGGGCTGGAATTTTCAGAGACTCCAATAAGAATCTTGGCGTAGACAAATTTCAAATTCCTACCTATTTAAAAAATCTACTTGATGATTGTAAATATTGGATTGAAAATAAAATTTTTTCAGAAGATGAAATTTCGATTCGGTTTAAACATAAATTAGTTTCGATTCATTTATTTCCAAATGGAAATGGACGACATTCGCGGCTAATGGCAGATGTGATTATCAGTAAAATATTTTGCAAACCAGTTTATACTTGGGGAAGCCAAACTATTTCGGATGACAATAAACTAAGAGCACTGTATCTCAAAAGTCTACGAGAAGCGGATAATGGTGTTTACTCTAAATTGATTTTATTTTCGCGCTCATAGATATTCTTCGTATGATGGATTTTGATTTGATCATTCAGTCTTTTCTTTAATCGTTCTACCAATCCTTTCTATTTCATCGGCTTTCTCTTGAATCGTGTTTACTATCAGCAGTGCCTTATTAGATGTAGTAACACTCAACTGGGCTATTTGGTTTAATTTAAGTATTCCCCTTTCCCATGGCAAAAAGCCTTCTTCTACAATATTACGGATAATAAAACAGAGAACAGAAAGAATGCTCGTATATACAAAGCAGCAGTTAAGTGAACATTTACCACTATTATAACTAAGTTTGCTCCGAGTAAGGACTTACGAATTACACCAGAAAGCAAACTGAATAAAAATAAAATGCTTTCAATGATTCTAATTCCCAAAAATTGTCTAAGAGAGAGTAAATTGAAATAAAGGAAACATGATTGGAAGATGCAGTAAGAAAAATCCTAACCGATATTGGTGAAGATCCAAAGAGAGAAGGACTTCGGGATACACCTAAGAGAGTCGCTAAAGCTTATGAGTTTTTGACTAGTGGTTACGAAGCGGATATGAATGAAATTGTAAATGGCGCGATCTTTGAAGAGCATGTCGAGGGAATGGTCATAGTAAGAGACATTGAGCTTTATTCTCTTTGTGAGCATCATCTACTTCCCTTTTTTGGTCGTGCGCATGTAGCCTATATCCCTAATAAAAAAATTATTGGGATAAGTAAGATTCCCCGCATTGTAGATGTATTTGCCAGAAGACTCCAAGTTCAGGAGCGATTAACTGATCAAGTTGCCAACGCACTACAAGAAATTCTTGATCCCCTCGGTGTCGGTGTAATTATGAAAGCAAAGCATATGTGCATGATGATGCGTGGAGTCCAAAAACAAAATTCAGAGCTTCTAACTTCTTGTATGCTTGGAGAGTTTCGGGATAGTTCCATTACCCGAAATGAGTTTCTCGATCTTATTCGCACGGGGCAGTAAAATGTATCTTTGGTTTAAAGCAATTCACATCATAGCACTTATAGCTTGGTTCGCTGGAATTTTTTATATCTGGCGATTATTTGTATATCATACAGAAGCAACATCGGAAGAGGTTAAGTCTACATTAGCCGTTATGGAGCGAAAGCTTTATTTCATCATCATGCGACCGGCAATGTATGTCACCCTTATCTTTGGATTTGCGATGCTTTATTTACAATGGAATGCATTCGCCTACACTATATGGCTTTGGTTAAAAATATTTTTAGTGTGTCTAGTGATTGGTCAACATCATATGGCAAATTTCTACAGGAAGAAGCTCTTGGAAGGTGTCGTCTATCGTTCTAAAAAGTTTCGAATATTAAATGAAGTTCCTACTTTACTCATGATAGTTATTGTTATACTCGTTGTATTGAAGCCGTTTTAATTCAAGAGCTTTTAATTGTGAAAAATAAAAGATGACTTCGAATAGATTTAGCGTTGAGAGAAAAGCGGATAAGATTGAGTATTCGTATGACAGGTATGATCATTTCTCCTTTGTTTTAATTGGAGTATCTCTATACTTTATTGTTGATTTCATTTTGAATTTTCAGTTAGATAAAATCAATATGGATTCTCTAGACGATTTTCTTGGTATATTTTTTTTCGTAATTCCTGTATTTTTTCTTTATTCAGCCATTGATACTTCTTTTAATTCTACTGTTGTAACTCTCACACCGGATTTTTTATTCATTGCAGAGTCTCCAATCCCAATTCAATTTACAAAGAAAATCAAGCGATCTGATATTTCGAATGTCATTACGAAGACCGAGACTTTTAACGAGGAAGGCACTTGGAAACACCATTATATTTACCTGAGATTACGGGATAATAGAGAAATTTCTTTATTTAAACTTATTGCTGAATTACGAGAAGCCAAGTCAATCGAATCTATTATGAATGAAGATTTGCTGAATGGGTTTAAAACAATAGAGGATAATGCCTAATAGCAACTCACTCTATTTCACGTGAGTTCGACGAAAGAGTGTCACCCCCATTATGTTGCGACCCTAGGAAGCAACGCTTACGCTATTGAGTTTCGTTTTCTATCGGGGGTCTCTACTTGTTGAGATTCCCGATATAGCTCGGCTGATGGTGAGCGACAGCGATGGGCGGAGAACTCGGGAATGAACTGTGATAAAAAAGTCAAGAAAAACATACTTTTTTATCATCATACAGTTCGCCTTTTTTTACGATTGTGAAAGCAATCTTTACTAGTTTGTTCGCGACAGCCATTAAGGCAACCATTCGATGCTTACCATTCTCTATTAGTCTTTTAAACATTTCCTTACACGATTTATTACATTTGATAGCAGCCATAGAGCACATATACAATAGTTGCCGCGTGGAACTCATACCCATTTTAGATAATGAACTTTTTCCCTTTACACTTGTTCCCGATTCAGAAATACGAGGGCATAATCCAACGTATGCGGATAACTGCTTGTAATTCGTAAAGTTTTCGAAATTCGAAGTGATTGCTATTAATTCAATAGCGGATAACTTTCCTATGCCGGGAATACTTACTAAACTTTCATAAGACTTACTTGCTTTTTCTTTTACTACCTCTTGCATATTTTTTTCTAATTCATCAATCTGCTTTTGCAAATTCGCAATTGTTTCCTCGATAAATTTAATTGAAGTCTTATCAGGACGCACTCTCGCTTTCATTGCATGTAATTGATTTTTAAATCGAACTACAGTTTCTTTAAGTTGACTTAGAACTGCTCTACGTTGACGCATATCGTCAATGTAATCTGGAGTAGGTTTTTCAGGCTCCGGAGACATCTTCAAGCCATACTCTGCAATCATCTCCGCGTCTGACGCATCTGTCTTCGTTCTTCTCAATGTCATCTTAGAAAAATATTTTGTCTGTAAGGGGTTAACAACAGAAACCTCAAATCCAGATTCCATGATTCTTTTGGTTAGCAGTGTTGAATAAGAGCCCGTTGCCTCTAATACACTTCTATCATCTTGTTTTAACTTCTTGATAAACTTTTTCACACCTTCTTCATTATTTACAAACTGAACGACTTTGTAATTTGAATTAGAAGAAGGAAACGCTACGTCAAAAGTATCCTTTGCCACATCAATCCCAATGTATCTCATCGTTATCACCTCTATTAAAATTTTTCTTGTAAAAAATTTCGTCCTTTTGAATAACGGAAATTACCCAAAAAACGGCTTAGCAGGAGAGAAAAAATTAGACTCTATCATCACGCATACAGGCTCGAAGCCTACTGAACTGTCCAGAGTTTTAATTTAGGGTTGGTGAACCTGCATTCCCGTCGGTCTTTCTGACCAATGACACG
Encoded here:
- the folE gene encoding GTP cyclohydrolase I FolE; this encodes MEDAVRKILTDIGEDPKREGLRDTPKRVAKAYEFLTSGYEADMNEIVNGAIFEEHVEGMVIVRDIELYSLCEHHLLPFFGRAHVAYIPNKKIIGISKIPRIVDVFARRLQVQERLTDQVANALQEILDPLGVGVIMKAKHMCMMMRGVQKQNSELLTSCMLGEFRDSSITRNEFLDLIRTGQ
- a CDS encoding IS110 family transposase, with the protein product MRYIGIDVAKDTFDVAFPSSNSNYKVVQFVNNEEGVKKFIKKLKQDDRSVLEATGSYSTLLTKRIMESGFEVSVVNPLQTKYFSKMTLRRTKTDASDAEMIAEYGLKMSPEPEKPTPDYIDDMRQRRAVLSQLKETVVRFKNQLHAMKARVRPDKTSIKFIEETIANLQKQIDELEKNMQEVVKEKASKSYESLVSIPGIGKLSAIELIAITSNFENFTNYKQLSAYVGLCPRISESGTSVKGKSSLSKMGMSSTRQLLYMCSMAAIKCNKSCKEMFKRLIENGKHRMVALMAVANKLVKIAFTIVKKGELYDDKKVCFS
- a CDS encoding inositol monophosphatase, which produces MSNATAPELNFPLEEIQARVSFIEEKIGFIIDSVKRIQQDLAISSTLTDAEEKHLLGQVERNVHDALMKVITKVFPDDSVSSEEEHRQHGKNNFTWVLDPIDGSMNFLRKLPLYAISIGIQHRDSNVAGVVIVPELNDVYKAILGQGVTKNLSRIKVSEIQLLDRALLISSFPVNRKVILHEILADLSAFLTSGRSIRRTGSIVLDLCWLAEGRIDGLWEKRVGLWDLSAVSVILKEAGATISDYKGDQMITYPSDIVISNGFIHNQILEVLKKARQELSLN
- the fliG gene encoding flagellar motor switch protein FliG, which codes for MLSKKTNLTGRQKAAIFLIAVGSEVSTEIFKHLREDEIEQITFEIARLDKITPEDKEKVLVEFNELMMAQGFITNGGIDFARSLLEKALGNQKAIDIINRLTSSLQVRPFDFVRRTDPAQLLNFIQGEHPQTIALILSYLDPNKAASILSALPHTIQAEVAKRIATMDRVSPDVLREVERVLERKLSTLASEDYTTAGGIDSVVEILNNVDRGTEKTIIEALEEEDPELAEEIKKRMFVFEDIVLLDDRAIQKVMREVDNTELAKALKSVDSEVQEKIFKNMSKRAANLLREDMDFMGPVRLKDVEDAQQKIVNIIRKLEEAGEIVVARSGEDELIV
- the hemJ gene encoding protoporphyrinogen oxidase HemJ produces the protein MYLWFKAIHIIALIAWFAGIFYIWRLFVYHTEATSEEVKSTLAVMERKLYFIIMRPAMYVTLIFGFAMLYLQWNAFAYTIWLWLKIFLVCLVIGQHHMANFYRKKLLEGVVYRSKKFRILNEVPTLLMIVIVILVVLKPF
- a CDS encoding mobile mystery protein B gives rise to the protein MGLNLEYTEGQTPIDPEERNGLLIKTITTRRELDEHEQLNIEDALEWTLKKNFKGEEILTEKFIRDLHKKMFDKVWRWAGIFRDSNKNLGVDKFQIPTYLKNLLDDCKYWIENKIFSEDEISIRFKHKLVSIHLFPNGNGRHSRLMADVIISKIFCKPVYTWGSQTISDDNKLRALYLKSLREADNGVYSKLILFSRS
- a CDS encoding mobile mystery protein A, with the protein product MKSKRRTLILTQINKRFSKWENLKTLEIPSEGWIHSIRVAIGMNLRQLGKRLGITPQSAKELEKREKSGSLTLRGLQEVANALNLKLVYILLPNQKTLKEIIEERSLVLAQEIVLRTSQSMKLENQKVSKERIQVAIKEKAEEIQKEMPSYLWD